From a region of the Vicia villosa cultivar HV-30 ecotype Madison, WI unplaced genomic scaffold, Vvil1.0 ctg.000045F_1_1_1, whole genome shotgun sequence genome:
- the LOC131622915 gene encoding uncharacterized protein LOC131622915, translating to MAELFVKQGEEYANARPSYPPQLFQFIASKTLSHNLVWDVATGSGQAAKSLADLYKNVIATDVSEKQLEFATKLPNVQYKHTPSTMSIPEVEQLVAPQGTIDLVTIAQGLHWFNLPNFYEQVKYILKKPHGVIAAWCYFLPRISDQVDTVFDQFYYNDSKPYWDSARKLVEDNYRSIDFPFEVVDGVDHTGPFEFVTETLMSFDGLLTYIRSWSAYQTAKEKGVELLREDVVEKFKVAWGEDLGPKTAKFPIYLRIGKVGNV from the exons ATGGCAGAACTTTTTGTGAAACAGGGAGAGGAATATGCAAATGCAAGGCCAAGTTATCCACCACAACTCTTTCAATTTATAGCTTCAAAAACTCTTTCTCACAACCTTGTTTGGGATGTCGCCACCGGAAGTGGCCAAGCCGCAAAATCT TTAGCTGATTTATACAAGAATGTGATAGCCACAGATGTTAGTGAGAAACAGCTTGAATTTGCAACCAAACTTCCTAATGTGCAATACAAACACACCCCATCAACCATGTCAATTCCTGAGGTTGAACAACTTGTAGCACCACAAGGAACCATAGACCTTGTCACTATTGCTCAAGGACTTCATTGGTTCAATCTCCCTAATTTCTATGAACAAgtcaaatatatactcaaaaaaCCTCATGGAGTCATTGCTGCTTGGTGTTACTTTTTGCCAAGAATTAGTGATCAAGTAGACACTGTCTTTGATCAATTCTATTATAACGATTCAAAACCTTATTGGGACTCAGCGCGTAAATTGGTTGAAGACAATTATAGAAGCATTGATTTTCCTTTTGAGGTAGTGGACGGAGTTGATCATACGGGACCGTTTGAGTTTGTTACGGAGACATTGATGAGCTTTGATGGTTTGTTAACTTATATAAGATCGTGGTCGGCTTATCAGACAGCAAAGGAGAAAGGAGTTGAGCTTCTTCGGGAGGATGTTGTTGAAAAATTTAAGGTTGCTTGGGGTGAAGATCTTGGCCCTAAAACTGCCAAGTTTCCTATTTATCTTAGAATTGGAAAAGTTGGAAATGTTTGA
- the LOC131622939 gene encoding mitochondrial fission 1 protein A-like, which yields MDAKIGSLIESVGNFFTGGDQIPWCDRDVISGCEREVAAASDGDSDERRNESIMRLSWALVHSRQKEDIQRGVAMLETSLGNDKSPLHQREKLYLLAVGYYRTNDYTRSRQLLEQCLEIAPDWRQALSLKKAVEDRIAKDGVIGIGITATVVGLIVGGVATALARRN from the exons ATGGACGCCAAAATCGGAAGCCTCATCGAATCCGTCGGAAACTTCTTCACCGGCGGCGATCAGATCCCCTGGTGCGACCGTGATGTTATCTCT GGCTGTGAAAGAGAAGTTGCAGCAGCTTCTGATGGTGACTCTGATGAGCGGAGGAATGAGAGCATAATGAGGTTGTCATGGGCACTTGTTCATTCAAGGCAAAAAGAAGACATTCAGCGTGGGGTCGCCATGCTTGAAA CTTCTTTGGGCAATGATAAAAGTCCTTTACATCAAAGAGAGAAGCTTTATCTTCTTGCTGTTGGGTACTACAGGACTAATGATTATACTAGGAGTCGACAGCTTCTAGAGCAATGTTTGGAG ATTGCACCCGATTGGAGGCAGGCACTCTCCCTCAAGAAAGCAGTTGAAGACCGAATTGCAAAGG ATGGTGTTATAGGAATTGGCATCACCGCAACAGTTGTGGGGCTTATAGTTGGTGGTGTTGCT